One genomic window of Candidatus Angelobacter sp. includes the following:
- a CDS encoding amino acid permease, with translation MDEPKPQEESHPDELQLIPTLGMFSATMLVAGGVIGSGIFRKAGVMASQVGSPETLLGVWLVAGIISLLGTLSNAELAAMMPQTGGQYVFLQRAYGPFVAFLYGWALFAVIQSGSIAALAYVFAEYATQIVRLPEMAGPLAGLAFHLPLIGDIVPFKELGVKGLATGVILLLTVVNYLGVRFGGVVQNVFSIAKMGAMLGLALLVLLMPGVGQFANLTTDSKVIHPEGLAWWAATAAALQGAFWAYDGWHKITYIGGELKSPRRDLPRSLILGILLVTGLYLLMSAVYAFVLPIDEMARSKLVAADVAERCFAGGGRWIAVAVMLSTFGAANAVILTSARVYFSMGERGMFPALLGRAHPRFRTPGASLVVQGGWSILLLFSGTFDTLTDTLIFVSWFFYAANAWAVVVLRRREPDALRPFKT, from the coding sequence ATGGACGAACCGAAGCCACAGGAAGAATCGCACCCCGATGAACTCCAGCTCATCCCGACGCTCGGTATGTTCAGCGCGACGATGCTCGTGGCGGGCGGGGTCATCGGTTCGGGGATTTTTCGCAAGGCGGGCGTGATGGCATCGCAGGTTGGATCGCCAGAGACATTGCTGGGTGTCTGGCTCGTTGCTGGGATTATCTCGTTACTCGGCACGTTGAGCAACGCAGAGCTTGCCGCAATGATGCCGCAGACCGGCGGCCAGTACGTATTTCTCCAGCGGGCTTATGGTCCGTTTGTCGCGTTCCTTTACGGCTGGGCTTTGTTCGCGGTCATTCAGTCAGGTTCCATCGCCGCCCTCGCCTATGTCTTCGCCGAATACGCCACGCAAATCGTGCGCCTGCCAGAAATGGCCGGGCCGCTGGCCGGGCTCGCGTTTCATTTGCCGCTCATTGGCGACATCGTGCCGTTCAAGGAACTCGGCGTGAAGGGACTTGCCACAGGAGTCATCCTGCTGTTGACCGTCGTGAACTACCTGGGAGTGCGCTTCGGCGGGGTGGTGCAGAATGTTTTCTCCATCGCGAAAATGGGCGCCATGCTCGGTCTGGCGTTACTCGTGTTGCTGATGCCCGGTGTCGGTCAATTCGCGAATCTCACGACGGACAGCAAGGTGATCCATCCCGAGGGTCTCGCATGGTGGGCGGCAACAGCTGCGGCGTTGCAGGGGGCGTTCTGGGCGTATGACGGCTGGCACAAAATCACGTACATCGGCGGCGAATTGAAGTCGCCGCGACGCGATTTGCCGCGCAGCCTGATCCTGGGAATTCTTCTGGTGACCGGACTCTACTTGCTGATGAGCGCGGTGTATGCCTTTGTGCTGCCAATCGACGAAATGGCACGCTCGAAACTTGTGGCGGCCGACGTGGCGGAGCGGTGTTTCGCCGGTGGCGGTCGCTGGATTGCCGTGGCGGTGATGCTCTCGACCTTCGGCGCGGCCAACGCGGTCATTCTGACCAGCGCGCGCGTTTATTTTTCCATGGGCGAACGCGGGATGTTTCCCGCGTTGCTCGGCCGGGCGCATCCGCGGTTCCGCACACCGGGCGCGTCGCTCGTCGTGCAGGGAGGTTGGAGCATCCTGCTGCTGTTCAGCGGGACATTCGATACGTTGACGGACACGCTGATATTCGTGAGCTGGTTTTTCTACGCCGCGAACGCGTGGGCGGTGGTGGTGTTGCGGCGGCGAGAGCCGGATGCGTTGCGCCCGTTCAAGAC